One part of the Dyadobacter sp. 676 genome encodes these proteins:
- a CDS encoding RNA polymerase sigma factor, whose protein sequence is MVGTGNASYPDHNSTDEELVKLFIESKDNRHFEKLYERYAVKVYQRCVTLTGDAARAEDITHDVFLKLINKMSTFKTGAKFSTWLFTITHNHCMDLARVSKRRVILVHDESPEFEECEESGLGRVLDEHVTPAMLKEALDQLELEDKAMIYLKYLDNRSIRDIARIFRTSESAAKMRLLRSRRKLRQWYRKLSGEDDFF, encoded by the coding sequence ATGGTTGGAACAGGGAACGCTTCGTACCCGGATCATAATTCGACAGACGAAGAATTAGTTAAACTTTTCATTGAATCAAAGGACAATCGTCATTTTGAAAAGCTTTACGAGCGCTATGCCGTCAAGGTCTATCAACGCTGTGTAACGCTGACCGGGGATGCGGCCCGCGCCGAGGACATTACGCACGATGTCTTCCTGAAACTGATCAATAAGATGAGCACGTTTAAGACCGGCGCTAAATTCTCCACCTGGCTTTTTACCATCACCCATAACCATTGTATGGATCTGGCGCGCGTGAGCAAGCGCAGGGTTATCCTCGTGCACGACGAAAGCCCGGAGTTCGAAGAATGCGAGGAAAGCGGCCTGGGCCGTGTCCTCGACGAGCACGTGACGCCCGCAATGTTGAAGGAGGCGCTGGATCAGCTGGAATTGGAAGATAAGGCGATGATTTATCTGAAATATCTTGACAACCGTAGCATCCGCGACATTGCGCGGATCTTCCGGACGTCGGAAAGTGCCGCGAAGATGCGGTTGTTGCGCAGCCGCAGAAAGCTCCGCCAGTGGTATCGAAAGTTATCGGGAGAAGACGATTTTTTTTAA
- the rpsB gene encoding 30S ribosomal protein S2, producing MAQIEYKELLDAGVHFGHLTRKWDPRMAPYIFMEKNGIHIIDLNKTLSCLNEAEAALKQIVRSGRKIMFVATKKQAQEIVTEEAKRLKMPYVTDRWLGGMLTNFGTIRKSLKKMQTLEKMLKDEATVNNIAKRERLMLTREKEKLERVLGGVADLTRLPAALFIVDVKREHIAVAEAKRLNIPIFAICDTNSNPELVDFPIPSNDDAYKAISLITLAIGKAIEEGLMERKQDKDDQRLVEEEEAKRAADKGEEAAPRAEVADEVEVAESDEE from the coding sequence ATGGCACAAATAGAATATAAAGAACTATTGGATGCAGGTGTCCACTTTGGTCACCTTACCCGCAAGTGGGATCCACGGATGGCTCCGTATATCTTCATGGAGAAGAACGGGATCCACATCATTGACCTGAACAAAACACTGAGCTGCCTCAACGAAGCGGAAGCTGCGTTGAAACAGATCGTTCGTTCAGGACGTAAGATCATGTTTGTAGCTACTAAAAAACAAGCGCAGGAAATCGTAACGGAAGAGGCGAAACGCCTTAAAATGCCTTACGTGACCGACCGCTGGTTGGGTGGTATGCTCACAAACTTTGGCACGATTCGCAAGTCTTTGAAAAAAATGCAGACTCTCGAGAAGATGCTGAAAGACGAAGCCACGGTTAACAATATTGCGAAGAGAGAACGCCTGATGCTTACCCGTGAAAAGGAAAAACTGGAAAGAGTACTTGGTGGTGTAGCGGACCTTACTCGCCTTCCAGCGGCACTTTTCATCGTTGATGTAAAACGCGAGCACATTGCGGTTGCAGAAGCAAAGAGATTGAATATCCCTATTTTTGCCATCTGCGATACCAACTCGAACCCTGAACTGGTCGACTTCCCGATCCCGTCGAACGACGATGCTTACAAAGCGATTTCGTTGATCACCCTGGCGATCGGTAAGGCTATCGAAGAAGGTTTGATGGAACGCAAACAAGATAAGGACGATCAGCGCCTGGTAGAAGAAGAAGAGGCAAAACGCGCAGCCGACAAAGGCGAGGAGGCAGCCCCTCGTGCCGAGGTCGCTGACGAAGTAGAGGTTGCTGAAAGTGACGAAGAGTAA
- the rpsI gene encoding 30S ribosomal protein S9, producing MEVINTIGRRKTAVARIYLTPGKGDIKVNGRDYKEYFPFEVHQIVLQQPFATISGGNGYDIKVNVRGGGISGQAEAIRMAVSRALVQYNAEFRGALKKEGFLTRDPRMVERKKYGRAKARRRFQFSKR from the coding sequence ATGGAAGTGATCAACACAATAGGTAGAAGAAAAACAGCCGTTGCGCGTATTTACCTTACACCTGGTAAAGGCGACATTAAAGTAAACGGTCGTGATTACAAAGAATATTTCCCATTTGAAGTACACCAGATCGTGTTGCAACAGCCGTTCGCAACAATCTCAGGTGGAAATGGTTACGATATCAAAGTAAACGTTAGAGGTGGTGGAATCTCAGGCCAGGCGGAGGCTATCCGTATGGCGGTTTCACGTGCACTGGTTCAATACAATGCAGAATTCCGCGGCGCATTGAAAAAAGAAGGATTCCTTACCCGCGACCCACGTATGGTTGAGCGTAAGAAATACGGACGCGCCAAGGCCCGCAGAAGATTCCAGTTCTCGAAACGTTAA
- the murD gene encoding UDP-N-acetylmuramoyl-L-alanine--D-glutamate ligase, with translation MQKKVTILGGGESGTGAAILAKSKGFEVFLSDKGQLHQKYIDILKSENIPFEQGRHSEERILESDLVVKSPGIPDKVSLIVALKEKGTPVISEIEFASRYTDAKLIAITGSNGKTTTTLLTYHLLKNAGLNVGLAGNIGDSFAWAAAEKQYDYYVLEISSFQLDNIVDFHPYISVLLNITPDHLDRYGYDFQNYVDSKFNIIRNQTADDYFIYYKESEVISRELEKRRPEVGRVEVSLETPLASGSYLENGKLISNINGNTFEQAFGELPIKGPHNAINALTAISVAQLLDIRAEKISEGLRSFTNAPHRLEQVEVIGGVTYINDSKATNVDSVFYALGSFDQPVILIAGGVDKGNDYSQIENLVRDKVKGLIILGKDPEKLQNYFSGKVPQIYATEDVRDAVNKGREWGVPGDIVLLSPACASFDLFKNYEDRGDQFKAAVRDLVR, from the coding sequence GTGCAAAAAAAGGTGACTATTCTGGGTGGGGGAGAGAGCGGCACAGGTGCTGCTATTCTTGCGAAATCCAAAGGTTTTGAAGTTTTTTTATCGGATAAGGGCCAGTTGCATCAGAAGTACATCGATATTCTGAAGAGTGAAAACATTCCATTTGAACAGGGACGGCATTCGGAGGAGCGCATCCTCGAAAGCGACCTTGTCGTAAAAAGCCCCGGTATCCCCGACAAAGTATCTCTGATCGTCGCATTGAAGGAAAAGGGTACCCCGGTTATTTCCGAGATCGAATTTGCCTCCCGTTATACCGATGCAAAATTGATCGCCATTACCGGCAGCAACGGCAAAACGACCACCACGTTACTGACTTACCATTTGCTTAAAAACGCAGGCCTGAATGTGGGCTTGGCCGGCAATATCGGCGACAGTTTCGCCTGGGCGGCGGCTGAAAAGCAATATGATTATTATGTATTGGAAATCAGCAGTTTCCAGCTCGATAATATCGTTGATTTCCATCCATATATTTCGGTTCTCCTGAATATCACTCCCGATCACCTGGATCGTTATGGGTATGATTTTCAGAATTATGTCGATTCCAAGTTTAATATTATCCGGAATCAGACAGCCGACGATTATTTCATTTATTATAAAGAAAGCGAAGTGATTAGCAGGGAGTTGGAAAAGAGAAGGCCGGAAGTTGGCCGGGTCGAAGTTTCGCTGGAAACGCCGCTGGCATCCGGGTCGTATCTCGAAAACGGAAAGCTGATTTCGAATATCAATGGAAACACATTCGAACAAGCATTCGGCGAACTGCCGATTAAAGGCCCGCACAATGCGATCAACGCGTTGACGGCGATATCGGTGGCGCAACTGCTGGACATTCGTGCGGAGAAAATCAGCGAAGGCCTGAGGTCGTTTACCAATGCGCCGCACCGTCTCGAACAGGTAGAGGTGATCGGCGGCGTGACATATATCAACGACTCGAAAGCGACTAACGTGGATTCGGTTTTCTACGCACTGGGAAGCTTCGACCAGCCGGTGATCCTTATTGCGGGAGGTGTTGATAAGGGAAATGATTATTCACAGATCGAAAACCTGGTCAGGGATAAAGTGAAGGGGCTTATTATATTGGGTAAAGACCCCGAGAAGCTTCAAAACTACTTTTCAGGTAAAGTCCCGCAGATATACGCGACCGAGGATGTCCGGGATGCCGTGAACAAAGGACGGGAATGGGGCGTTCCCGGGGATATCGTCCTGCTTTCGCCCGCCTGCGCGAGTTTTGACCTGTTCAAAAACTACGAGGACCGGGGCGATCAATTCAAAGCTGCCGTCAGAGACCTTGTTCGATAA
- a CDS encoding Rossmann-like and DUF2520 domain-containing protein — MKISFIGAGNVAWHLAQAFEDAGHWICEVYSRDTQKARQLASSLYDTNIQPDLNFSESEAEVIVIAVTDDAIESIIERVVLPEGVILVHTSGTRSLAEFQKLVEIYSDVYVHTGVFYPLQTFTKGVEMDYSELPFCIESRNELIEGKLMQLASSVSGNVTRMDSDERFILHVAAVFASNFTNYMLTISHDLLEREQLSFDLLKPLIQTTIYKALASDDPSIGQTGPARRGDWKTTARHLEYLQETNEDYTEIYRLLTDKIRNLYISK; from the coding sequence ATGAAAATCTCCTTCATTGGCGCTGGTAACGTTGCCTGGCATCTGGCGCAGGCGTTCGAGGACGCGGGGCATTGGATCTGCGAGGTATACAGCCGCGACACGCAGAAAGCGCGCCAACTGGCTTCGTCGTTGTACGATACCAACATCCAGCCCGACCTCAATTTTTCGGAAAGCGAAGCCGAAGTGATCGTGATCGCCGTCACGGACGACGCCATCGAGAGCATTATCGAACGGGTTGTGCTGCCCGAAGGCGTGATCCTCGTGCACACGTCGGGCACGCGGTCGCTCGCTGAATTTCAGAAACTTGTGGAGATTTACAGCGACGTATATGTCCACACGGGCGTTTTCTATCCCTTGCAAACGTTCACGAAAGGCGTCGAAATGGATTACAGCGAGTTGCCGTTCTGCATCGAGTCGCGTAATGAGCTGATCGAAGGCAAACTCATGCAGCTCGCATCGAGCGTGAGCGGTAATGTGACGCGAATGGATTCCGACGAGCGCTTCATTTTGCACGTGGCTGCGGTATTTGCAAGCAATTTTACCAATTACATGCTCACAATCTCCCACGACCTGCTCGAACGCGAGCAACTCAGTTTCGACCTGCTGAAACCACTCATCCAGACAACGATTTACAAAGCCCTGGCTTCCGACGACCCGTCGATCGGCCAAACCGGCCCCGCACGTCGCGGCGACTGGAAAACCACGGCGCGGCATCTCGAATATTTGCAGGAAACAAACGAGGATTACACGGAAATCTACCGCCTGCTTACCGACAAGATCCGCAACCTCTACATTTCAAAATAA
- a CDS encoding FtsW/RodA/SpoVE family cell cycle protein, whose translation MDFLNRLREDTQAWFSKNLKGDPWIWGICIIMLMWSIVVVYSASVKDAYSQMDGNTEYYLYKHALLCVLSLMVMYFVHRVPYIKFVYVTRLAVWSSILLLIFTMFFGTSVNDAARWIEIPVIGQRFQPSEWAKVALVSHLSLILARHIKGGWNTRELFMEPLALVGVVCGLIFVSNVSTAVMLAGICFLLMFVGKVPLHYLAFTALGLVFFATIAILLNSTQRSGTAQSRISTFFDKDVVVYQSQQSYMAMARGGLYGEGVSKSRQRRFLPEPQKDFIFAVAVEEYGTLGGTTLIILYLILLYRGLKAIEATKRPFGGLLSAGLTFIVVSQAFSAMAVTVGLVPVTGQTLPFFSQGGTSLLFTGIAMGMILSVSRGEIVEEKRI comes from the coding sequence ATGGATTTCCTGAATAGATTAAGGGAAGATACCCAGGCGTGGTTTAGCAAAAACCTGAAAGGCGACCCCTGGATCTGGGGCATATGCATTATCATGCTGATGTGGAGCATCGTGGTCGTGTATAGCGCTTCCGTAAAGGACGCGTACAGCCAGATGGACGGTAATACCGAATATTATCTTTACAAACACGCATTGCTTTGTGTGCTGTCGCTCATGGTGATGTATTTCGTACACCGCGTGCCGTACATCAAGTTTGTTTACGTGACGCGCCTGGCCGTGTGGAGCTCGATTCTGCTTTTGATATTCACCATGTTTTTCGGGACATCGGTGAACGATGCGGCCCGCTGGATCGAAATTCCGGTAATCGGGCAACGTTTCCAGCCCTCGGAATGGGCCAAGGTAGCATTGGTGTCGCATTTGTCGCTGATATTGGCGCGGCACATCAAAGGCGGCTGGAATACCCGCGAGCTTTTCATGGAACCACTCGCGCTCGTAGGCGTTGTGTGCGGGTTAATTTTCGTGAGTAACGTATCGACGGCCGTCATGCTGGCAGGCATTTGCTTTTTGCTGATGTTCGTAGGCAAAGTGCCGTTGCATTACCTCGCATTTACGGCTCTTGGCCTGGTATTTTTCGCAACCATCGCGATCCTGCTCAATTCGACACAACGTTCGGGCACGGCCCAAAGCAGGATTTCTACGTTTTTTGACAAGGATGTGGTGGTTTATCAGTCACAACAATCTTACATGGCCATGGCCCGCGGCGGGCTTTACGGGGAAGGTGTTTCCAAAAGCCGCCAGCGCCGCTTTTTGCCCGAGCCGCAGAAGGACTTCATTTTCGCCGTGGCAGTGGAGGAATATGGCACATTGGGCGGCACTACATTGATTATCCTTTATCTGATCCTTTTATACCGCGGCCTCAAAGCAATCGAGGCGACCAAGCGGCCGTTCGGCGGGTTGCTGTCGGCCGGGCTCACATTCATTGTGGTCAGTCAGGCATTTTCGGCGATGGCCGTTACTGTCGGGCTTGTGCCGGTTACTGGGCAGACGTTGCCGTTCTTCAGCCAGGGTGGAACGTCGCTGCTTTTTACGGGTATTGCGATGGGAATGATCCTGAGCGTGAGCCGGGGTGAGATCGTGGAGGAAAAACGCATTTAG
- the tsf gene encoding translation elongation factor Ts, protein MAITAQDVNKLRQMTGAGMMDCKKALQEADGDFDKAVDILRKQGQKVAAKRADNAVSEGTVLINISADGTNGKLVALACETEPVSNVEDFKTLAQSILDKAVADNISDKEALLSAVLADGRPVSEHMVELTGKLGEKLEIVGYENITADKVVPYIHSNGKLGVLVAFTGVNGADVTELGKDVAMQIAAMKPVAVDKDGVDAATVEREIEVGKEQARAEGKPEAMLEKIAQGKLQKFYKEFTLLNQEFVKDSSLTIRQLLEKTGKELTVSTFKRVAIGG, encoded by the coding sequence ATGGCAATTACCGCACAAGATGTAAACAAACTCCGCCAGATGACCGGCGCGGGCATGATGGATTGTAAAAAAGCCCTGCAGGAAGCAGATGGCGATTTCGACAAAGCCGTTGATATTCTCCGTAAACAAGGACAAAAAGTTGCCGCAAAACGTGCCGACAACGCCGTATCGGAAGGAACTGTGCTGATCAACATCAGCGCTGACGGTACCAACGGTAAACTCGTTGCGCTTGCTTGCGAAACGGAGCCCGTTTCAAACGTGGAAGATTTCAAGACGCTTGCTCAGAGCATTCTCGACAAAGCGGTTGCAGATAATATCTCCGACAAAGAGGCGTTGCTTTCGGCAGTTCTGGCTGACGGCCGTCCGGTAAGCGAGCACATGGTGGAACTCACCGGCAAGCTCGGCGAGAAACTCGAAATCGTCGGTTATGAGAATATCACAGCCGATAAGGTGGTTCCTTACATTCACTCGAACGGTAAACTGGGTGTGCTGGTAGCATTCACCGGCGTAAACGGTGCGGATGTGACCGAACTGGGCAAAGACGTAGCGATGCAGATCGCGGCTATGAAGCCGGTTGCCGTCGATAAAGACGGTGTCGACGCTGCTACTGTCGAGCGCGAAATCGAAGTGGGTAAAGAGCAGGCCCGCGCGGAAGGTAAGCCAGAAGCTATGCTGGAAAAAATCGCTCAGGGTAAATTGCAGAAATTCTACAAGGAATTTACGCTGCTGAACCAGGAGTTCGTTAAGGATTCTTCGTTGACTATCCGTCAGCTGCTCGAGAAAACCGGCAAGGAATTGACTGTTTCCACATTCAAACGTGTAGCGATCGGCGGTTAA
- a CDS encoding DUF3078 domain-containing protein: MNQKHQRTSFIALSLLALLTFPAFAQNKVDLSNTINAGRLKTANDTAWRKIEFGANLNQGSFSSNWTGGGVNSIALGLFLNALSEKKVGKNSWRNDFQGQYGIVRNKGQQSRKNVDRIFFDTKYNRELTAKWSLFANVNFLSQFGNGYEYSSNPDSINVKKKVSGIFSPAYLTEAIGIEYRPVPYFFVDLAPGALRQTIVVDKDLYVNTPEQKNYGVPIGKRVRTEAALIQLVANFDKDIAKDVNLKFRYLMFSSFKHPLNIDNRLDAQLTAKINKYVNVNLGAIMVYDEDQSDKIQFAQALSIGFLFAF, encoded by the coding sequence ATGAACCAAAAACATCAACGTACATCCTTTATTGCTCTTTCTCTACTCGCACTTCTGACATTCCCGGCTTTCGCACAAAACAAGGTTGATCTTTCCAATACGATCAACGCCGGCCGGTTGAAAACCGCTAACGACACCGCCTGGCGCAAAATCGAATTCGGCGCTAACCTGAACCAGGGCTCTTTCAGCTCCAACTGGACGGGCGGTGGTGTGAATTCAATTGCACTGGGGCTTTTCCTGAATGCATTGAGTGAAAAAAAAGTGGGCAAAAACTCATGGCGGAACGATTTCCAGGGCCAGTACGGTATCGTCCGGAACAAAGGCCAGCAAAGCCGCAAGAACGTCGACCGGATTTTCTTCGACACCAAATATAATCGCGAGCTAACGGCGAAATGGAGTCTTTTCGCCAATGTCAACTTCCTGTCGCAGTTTGGCAACGGCTACGAATATTCGTCGAACCCGGATTCCATTAATGTGAAAAAGAAAGTGTCGGGAATATTCTCGCCCGCCTACCTGACGGAAGCGATCGGTATCGAATACCGCCCCGTTCCTTATTTCTTTGTGGACCTCGCGCCGGGTGCGTTGCGGCAAACTATCGTTGTCGATAAAGATCTGTATGTAAATACGCCGGAGCAGAAGAATTACGGGGTGCCCATCGGCAAGCGTGTGCGTACCGAGGCGGCTTTGATCCAGCTTGTGGCGAACTTCGATAAGGACATCGCCAAGGATGTCAACCTGAAATTCCGTTACTTGATGTTTTCCAGCTTCAAGCATCCTTTGAATATAGACAACCGTCTCGACGCCCAGCTTACGGCGAAGATCAACAAATATGTCAACGTGAACCTGGGAGCCATTATGGTGTATGACGAGGACCAGAGCGACAAAATCCAGTTTGCCCAGGCCCTCAGCATCGGATTTTTGTTTGCTTTTTAA
- a CDS encoding DUF1080 domain-containing protein, with translation MPQLAILFLLVLPVDRLLAQGNGQLAFVPLFNGKNLDGWVDVNTSKETWKVKNGTLICSGKPIGVMRSDRQYENFVLEVEWKHMEAGGNSGIFIWSEGTPQEHDPLTKAIEVQMLELDYARQHNATDDYVHGELFPTMGMTAIPDNPRGIRSKSLEKRCKGKGEWNKYVVVAVDGTVKLSVNGKFVNGLRASERKKGYICLEAEGAEIHFRNMRIMELPGGITTPEQVAPVVH, from the coding sequence TTGCCACAACTGGCAATATTGTTCCTCCTCGTTCTGCCGGTCGACCGGCTTTTAGCCCAGGGTAATGGCCAACTGGCATTCGTCCCGCTGTTCAATGGCAAAAATCTGGATGGCTGGGTGGATGTAAATACCTCCAAAGAAACCTGGAAGGTCAAAAACGGAACCTTGATCTGCTCGGGCAAGCCGATAGGCGTCATGCGCTCCGACCGCCAGTATGAAAACTTCGTCCTGGAAGTGGAATGGAAACATATGGAAGCCGGCGGCAATTCGGGCATCTTTATATGGAGCGAAGGCACTCCTCAGGAACACGACCCGCTCACGAAAGCCATCGAAGTACAAATGCTCGAACTCGACTATGCCCGCCAGCACAACGCCACCGACGACTACGTACACGGCGAGCTCTTCCCTACCATGGGCATGACCGCGATACCCGACAATCCGCGTGGTATCCGCAGCAAATCGCTCGAAAAGCGCTGCAAAGGCAAGGGTGAATGGAACAAATATGTAGTCGTGGCGGTGGACGGCACCGTAAAACTCTCGGTCAATGGCAAATTCGTCAACGGCCTCCGCGCCTCCGAGCGTAAGAAAGGCTACATCTGCCTCGAAGCGGAAGGCGCCGAGATCCACTTCCGGAATATGCGGATTATGGAGCTTCCGGGCGGCATCACCACACCGGAGCAAGTGGCGCCGGTGGTGCATTGA
- the murG gene encoding undecaprenyldiphospho-muramoylpentapeptide beta-N-acetylglucosaminyltransferase, protein MAKRVIISGGGTGGHIYPAIAIANALQHREPATEILFVGALGKMEMEKVPRAGYKIVGLPIAGIKRSLSLENLALPFKMLRSLMKAKEVIREFKPDVAVGVGGFASGPLLMMASMAGIPTLIQEQNSYAGITNKILAKRAARICVAYPGMEAFFPKEKITLLGNPVRSDITYVHLKRSAGLEHFELNEGLKTLFVMGGSLGARSINESITEGLGRLVDAGHQVLWQTGKNDIDKAKAVIEKLGTDRVKAFDFIYTMDLAYAVADVVVSRAGALSVSELCLAAKPAILVPFPYASEDHQTKNAMNLVDGDAAILVKDPEAREKLVDQALALLDDVARQRELQMNINKLARPGAADDIAAEVLKLIQ, encoded by the coding sequence ATGGCAAAGAGAGTAATTATAAGCGGAGGCGGTACAGGAGGGCACATTTACCCGGCGATAGCCATTGCCAATGCATTGCAGCACCGGGAGCCCGCTACCGAGATATTATTCGTGGGTGCGTTGGGTAAAATGGAAATGGAAAAAGTACCGCGCGCCGGTTATAAGATCGTAGGCCTGCCTATTGCCGGCATCAAGAGGAGCCTTTCCCTTGAAAACCTTGCGTTGCCGTTCAAAATGTTGCGCAGCCTGATGAAGGCGAAGGAGGTCATCAGGGAATTCAAGCCCGACGTTGCTGTGGGAGTGGGGGGCTTTGCCAGCGGACCGTTGCTGATGATGGCGTCCATGGCCGGCATTCCTACATTAATTCAGGAGCAGAATTCCTACGCAGGCATTACGAATAAAATCCTCGCCAAAAGGGCTGCCAGAATATGTGTGGCTTACCCGGGAATGGAAGCATTTTTCCCGAAAGAGAAAATTACATTACTGGGCAATCCAGTACGGAGCGACATCACTTATGTGCATTTAAAGCGGAGCGCAGGGCTGGAACATTTTGAGCTGAACGAGGGCTTGAAAACGCTTTTCGTCATGGGTGGAAGCCTGGGCGCGCGCTCGATCAACGAAAGCATTACCGAAGGCCTCGGCCGGTTGGTAGACGCGGGTCATCAGGTACTTTGGCAAACAGGCAAAAACGATATTGACAAAGCCAAAGCAGTCATCGAAAAGCTCGGTACCGACCGGGTGAAGGCGTTCGACTTTATCTATACCATGGACCTCGCCTACGCGGTGGCGGATGTGGTCGTATCACGTGCGGGCGCATTGTCAGTTTCGGAGTTGTGCCTGGCCGCCAAGCCGGCCATTCTCGTGCCATTTCCGTATGCTTCGGAAGATCATCAGACAAAGAATGCGATGAACCTGGTCGACGGTGACGCGGCCATCCTCGTCAAAGACCCGGAAGCGCGTGAGAAGCTGGTAGACCAGGCATTGGCCTTGCTCGACGATGTGGCGCGTCAGCGTGAGTTACAAATGAATATCAACAAACTGGCAAGGCCCGGCGCGGCGGACGACATTGCCGCGGAAGTTTTAAAATTGATACAGTAA
- the mscL gene encoding large-conductance mechanosensitive channel protein MscL — protein sequence MLKEFKTFIAQGNVLDLAVGVVIGAAFGKITTSLVEDIINPVLGLILGGVDFTQLKVVLKEAVGETPEVAIRYGNFIQVLIQFLLIAWVIFLIVKAANRLKLSESLKKE from the coding sequence ATGCTCAAGGAATTCAAAACGTTTATTGCACAAGGGAATGTGCTCGACCTTGCTGTCGGTGTGGTGATCGGTGCCGCATTCGGTAAAATCACTACCTCATTGGTGGAAGACATCATCAACCCGGTCCTGGGTCTCATTCTCGGTGGAGTGGATTTTACACAGCTTAAAGTTGTGCTGAAAGAAGCTGTCGGTGAAACCCCGGAGGTAGCGATCCGATACGGAAACTTTATCCAGGTCCTCATTCAATTCCTGCTCATCGCCTGGGTGATATTCCTGATCGTAAAAGCGGCCAACCGATTGAAATTATCCGAATCGCTGAAGAAAGAGTAG
- the rplM gene encoding 50S ribosomal protein L13 has protein sequence MDTLSYKTISANKNTVNKEWVVVDAENAILGRLASEVAKIIRGKHKPGYTPHVDCGDNVIVINADKIKLTGKKMSDKIYVRHTGYPGGQRFQTPRELLEKHPERVIEKAVKGMLPKNRLGRRLFTNLFVYAAAEHPHSAQQPKQIQL, from the coding sequence GTGGATACGTTAAGCTACAAAACCATCTCGGCGAACAAAAACACAGTGAACAAGGAGTGGGTTGTTGTGGATGCTGAAAATGCAATTCTTGGTCGTCTGGCCAGTGAAGTTGCGAAAATCATCAGAGGCAAACACAAGCCAGGATACACTCCGCATGTTGATTGTGGTGATAACGTAATTGTTATCAACGCCGATAAGATCAAGTTGACAGGTAAGAAGATGTCGGACAAAATTTACGTTCGTCACACTGGTTACCCGGGAGGTCAACGTTTTCAAACTCCCCGCGAGTTGCTCGAAAAACACCCTGAGCGTGTGATCGAGAAAGCCGTAAAAGGCATGCTTCCAAAGAACCGTTTGGGACGTCGTTTATTTACAAACCTGTTTGTTTACGCTGCCGCAGAACACCCGCACAGCGCACAGCAACCAAAGCAAATCCAATTGTAA